The Pseudomonas sp. HOU2 DNA window TTCAACTTCGACAACAAGAGCTGGATCCTGCCGTCGAGCGAATCGGAATATCAGGAAGGCATCAACTCCCTGAGCCGTTACCAGGCGCGCCTGTCTGATCCTACGCAGAAAAACGCCTTGTTCTACGCCCGTGCCGACAACCTCAACAACTGGCTGGGCGATGTCGGCACCCGTCTCGGTTCGCTGTCGCAACGCCTGTCCGCCAGTGTCGGCCGGGTCAAGCTCAACACCGCGCTGAAAACCGAAGTGCCGGCGGTTGGCGAAGTCCCGCAGGTTGACGAGGAAGTCGTCGAAACCCCGTGGATGCAGATCGACAACGTGTTCTACGAAGCGCGCGGTCAGGCCTGGGCGCTGTCGCACCTGTTGCGCGCCATCGAAGTCGATTTCGCCGATGTGCTGGCGAAGAAGAACGCTACGGTCAGCGTGCGTCAGATCATCCGTGAGCTGGAAGCGTCGCAGGAGCCGGTCTGGAGTCCGATGATTCTCAATGGCAGCGGCTTCGGCGTGCTGGCTAACCACTCGCTGGTCATGGCCAATTACATTTCCCGGGCCAACGCCGCAGTGATCGATCTGCGTCAATTGCTCAATCAGGGCTGAGTCATGGTCGATAGCGCCAAAGAGGCGGCGCACCGCGCCGCCTCCGATGCCGAACAGATCGCCTGGGTCGACGAGCAGGACAACCTGCTCGGCGCCCTGGTGCGGGCCGATCTGCGTGAGCGCGGGCTGATCGGGCGCGGTACCTACATCATGTTGTTCAATTCCGCTGGTGAGCTCTGCGTGCATCGACGCACCTTGAGCAAGGCGATCTATCCCGGTTACTGGGATGTGGCGGCCGGCGGCATGGTGCAGGCCGATGAGACCTACGCCGAATCGGCGGCCCGCGAGCTGGAAGAGGAATTGGGGGTGAGCGGGGTGGAACTGACCGCCCACGATCATTTCTTCTTCGAGGACACCGGCAACCGGCTGTGGTGCTCGGCGTTTTCCGCGGTGTGGGACGGCCCGCTGAAACTGCAGCCGGAAGAAGTGCTGGAAGCACGCTTTATTCCGGTCGAACAGGTATTGCTGGAAATCGGGCAAAAGCCATACTGCCCGGACTCTCTGGCAG harbors:
- a CDS encoding DUF2333 family protein — encoded protein: MLDWKNRAGSAPERAAEPKSATRSYVGGLLFSRALATLIGIYLLVTIGLGWYWSQEPALFPVAQNAQAAAEKEGKQMVVGYTTVETLKTVAGTLLNKPGGYISNDRFPPGLWMDNTPSWEYGVLVQVRDLTRALRKDFARSQSQSAEDADLAKAEPRFNFDNKSWILPSSESEYQEGINSLSRYQARLSDPTQKNALFYARADNLNNWLGDVGTRLGSLSQRLSASVGRVKLNTALKTEVPAVGEVPQVDEEVVETPWMQIDNVFYEARGQAWALSHLLRAIEVDFADVLAKKNATVSVRQIIRELEASQEPVWSPMILNGSGFGVLANHSLVMANYISRANAAVIDLRQLLNQG
- a CDS encoding NUDIX hydrolase, which produces MVDSAKEAAHRAASDAEQIAWVDEQDNLLGALVRADLRERGLIGRGTYIMLFNSAGELCVHRRTLSKAIYPGYWDVAAGGMVQADETYAESAARELEEELGVSGVELTAHDHFFFEDTGNRLWCSAFSAVWDGPLKLQPEEVLEARFIPVEQVLLEIGQKPYCPDSLAALKRYLKAQQSDVAKNT